The genome window TAACGAATCGCGACCAAAGCCCACACGGCCTCGCGAACGCGAAGCCGTGTGGGCACGATACAAGAATTCTAAGTTGGTCAGAGGTGGTCCAAGACTTAGAATCCCGATATGGAGTAGATCGTCCCCTGGTCGTTGCTTCCGCCCTTTTCGGTCGTGCCGTAAAGCTTGCCACCGACGAGGGTAAGGTTAGACCGCGGGTTTGCGCCCTCGATCCCTCCGCCAAACTGAAAGATGGTTTTTACGGAACCGCGGGTCGTAACGGAAAACACGGTTCCACGCTTTCCATGAGGACCGTCGCTCATGGTGCCGTAGAGCGTGCCCCCGACTTTGGTTAGGCTCGCGCGAGGATAACCGCCGGTGTCGCCCTTTCCAGAAGCGCTGTAGAGCATCTTGAACGTGCCACCCGGTTTGATCGAAAAGACCGAACCGATGCCGGCCTTTCCCCCGTTGTAGGCTGTGCCGTACAGCGTTCCGTCGAGGTTGGTCAAGTAACAGCCGGAACCGCATGCTCCGTCGGCGCCGCTAAAGCGGTGGAGGACCGTTTCATTACCGCCGGTCGACACGCTGAAGACCGTGCCGTTACCAAAAACGCCGCCGACCCCACCGCTGGTGGTCGTCCCGTAGAGTTTGCCCGCGAGGTTAACCAAGTGGCCCTCCGGCTTGCAACCGTCGTCCTTAACCTCAGTGAAGAAGTAGCGCACTTTATATTGGCCGGCCGTCGAGATCGAGAATACGGTGCCGCAGTTGCTGTAGCTGCCCGTACTGCCGCCGTCGGCGGTCGTTCCATACAGCACCCCACCAACGTTAGTCAAAGCCGCCAGTGGTCTTGCGCCGTCACTGTTTCCGCCTTCGAAACTATATAGCGTCGCGAACGTGCCGGAAGGCGTGATCGAAAAGACCGTCCCCTTGCCATTCGCCCCGCCCGCTGAAGTCGTGCCATAGAGCGTGCCGTTCAGAGCGGTAGGGCTCGCGTACGGTATGGCACCATCCTTTTTGCCCTGGAAACTATATAGTAGGATAAATCCATCACCATTGGGCGAGATCGAAAATATCGTCCCTTTGTCGTACTTTCCGCCACTGGGAGTGGTGCCGTACAGAAGATTGCCGACCTTGAGCAAGCCGGAAATAGGCGTCGAACCATCGCTCGAGCCGCCCGCAAAGCTGTGCAGTATCATTTCCGGCGCGCCGTTCTGGCGTACATGCTCAGTACCTGAGGTCAGTCCAGATAAGGGACCCGGTGGTAACGACTTGCTGCCGCCGCATGCGGTCAGTAGAGCGGCGCTCAGACACGCGCCGAGAAGTGTGGATACATGTTTCATGAGTTTCTAACTCCGAACTCGACTCCGCGCCTGCTACGCATCGTCTAGAGGGCAGCGTTACCTTAGGCCTAAGCCAAGATCGCAGATCGCCTTAAGGGGCTGGCTTACCGGAAACCTGGATGCAAAAAGCCTCAACTCGGCGCATCAGGAAAGCCCCTACTTGCTAGCTTGCAATTTTCTGATATTTTTGTCAACGTAAGGCAACCGCCCAGTTCGCGAATTTCACTTATACTGTAGTGACGAGAATGCTTTCGCAGACCAGACTCTGGAGGGGATTGGACATGACTCAATCCACTCTTTGCCCGAGTCGGAGCGCAGTCGCAGGCATTATCGTGTCGGCACAGTCATCGCGTTAGCAGTTCGGGTATCGTGCGGGCGGAACACGCAATGCGTATGCACGTCGACGGCGTCGGGATTCCAGGTGCGCGAAAATGAGGGCGGGCGTTCGCGCGTCGAGTTCGATGGGACGCGATAACTACGGTCCGATGTCGGCCCTAAAAAGATATTTCCCACCCGACACCGCCTTACAGTTCCGAATCTCCGGCTTGTAAGTCGA of Candidatus Tumulicola sp. contains these proteins:
- a CDS encoding choice-of-anchor tandem repeat GloVer-containing protein, encoding MILHSFAGGSSDGSTPISGLLKVGNLLYGTTPSGGKYDKGTIFSISPNGDGFILLYSFQGKKDGAIPYASPTALNGTLYGTTSAGGANGKGTVFSITPSGTFATLYSFEGGNSDGARPLAALTNVGGVLYGTTADGGSTGSYSNCGTVFSISTAGQYKVRYFFTEVKDDGCKPEGHLVNLAGKLYGTTTSGGVGGVFGNGTVFSVSTGGNETVLHRFSGADGACGSGCYLTNLDGTLYGTAYNGGKAGIGSVFSIKPGGTFKMLYSASGKGDTGGYPRASLTKVGGTLYGTMSDGPHGKRGTVFSVTTRGSVKTIFQFGGGIEGANPRSNLTLVGGKLYGTTEKGGSNDQGTIYSISGF